One Nonomuraea angiospora DNA segment encodes these proteins:
- a CDS encoding ThuA domain-containing protein translates to MRTSRLLPALVAALLGLWLSAVPLVAHAAAPQFKVLLFTKTASGAYRHDSIPAGVAMFQQMATDNNFQLDQSEDSAVFTTATLNTYDAVIMFQTSGMVWDNDAQRQAFQAYVRSGHGVVAIHNATDMNIETQFPWWDQVALAGAHMTAHSSILQGTAKVADKVHPSTKGLPDRWVRTEEWYNFDKNLRGSVHVLVTADETTYDAGPNKMGADHPISWCHNPEGGRLWATAMGHQASSYSESSFKQHLLGGVKWAAGAASGDCGGTVAARFQKVTLDGAPDQPMELDVAGDGRVFYISRSGKVNLIPANGGGTRVIATLSVYDGGEDGGIGLALDPNFATNGWIYVNYSPSNGGEVNRVSRFTFNGTSLDLASEKKIIEVPAYRNVDEPGHTGGYLAFGPGGNLYIGPGDDTNPNGSSGYAPIDERPGREHYDAQRSAANTNDLRGKILRIHPEADGTYTVPSGNLFAPGTAKTRPEIYAMGFRNAFRFSVDKVTGWISVGDYGPDAGAANPNRGPEGTVEWNLIKQPGFYGWPYCVGNNIPFNDFNFATNTSGAKFNCSAPVNDSPNNTGLTNLPAAKPATVWYNYHASAEFPEIDCCGGAAPMGGPFYRYDAASGSDRKFPEYFDGTPFVYEWSRNFVKEFRLDSSGNLLKINPFAAQLAPHAPIDMKFGPDGALYMADWGNGFGHANTDDSVYRVDYVAGNRAPLAKASANPDSGAAPLTVAFSSAGSSDPDGDAITYAWDFGDGGTSTSANPSHTYNANGTYTAKLTVRDSGGKTGSVTLSIAVGNTRPKVVFSAPPDGGFIDFGDQVAYTVNVTDPEDGAVDCTKVNVITALGHDQHAHDTGQYTGCSGTVTTTASGHDEAANVYYALSADYTDKGGLKGSAGITLQPKHKQAEHFTGSSGIRIVDEPGAEGGRRIGDISNNDWISFGPINLSGIDTVSFRVSAPSNTGASIELHADSPTGALVASSPVPATGGWNTYVSLPAVQVTDPGGTHNVYVVFKSPSANSFDVDSFTVNGKGVGQGDGSPPGSTSALRGVGSNRCLNGASQTNGTQVQIWDCNGQAGQQWTSTAAGELRVYGNKCLDVNGGGTADGTALIIWDCNGRDNQKWRFNADGSITAVGANKCLDVSGAGTANGTKTQIWTCNGQNNQKWTRV, encoded by the coding sequence ATGCGAACATCACGCCTGCTTCCCGCCCTCGTCGCAGCCTTATTAGGGCTGTGGCTGTCCGCGGTACCGCTGGTGGCACACGCAGCCGCTCCGCAGTTCAAGGTGCTGCTGTTCACCAAGACCGCGAGCGGCGCCTACCGGCACGACTCCATCCCCGCCGGTGTCGCGATGTTCCAGCAGATGGCGACCGACAACAACTTCCAGCTCGACCAGAGCGAGGACTCCGCCGTCTTCACTACCGCGACCCTGAACACCTACGACGCAGTGATCATGTTCCAGACCAGCGGCATGGTCTGGGACAACGACGCCCAGCGTCAGGCCTTCCAGGCGTACGTGCGCAGCGGCCACGGCGTCGTCGCGATCCACAACGCCACCGACATGAACATCGAGACGCAGTTCCCCTGGTGGGACCAGGTTGCCCTGGCCGGCGCCCACATGACCGCGCATTCATCGATCCTGCAGGGCACCGCCAAGGTGGCCGACAAGGTTCACCCCTCCACCAAGGGGCTGCCGGATCGCTGGGTGCGCACAGAGGAGTGGTACAACTTCGACAAGAACCTGCGCGGCTCGGTGCACGTGCTGGTGACCGCGGACGAGACCACCTATGACGCGGGGCCGAACAAGATGGGCGCCGACCACCCGATCTCCTGGTGTCACAACCCGGAGGGCGGCCGGCTGTGGGCCACCGCGATGGGCCACCAGGCGTCCTCCTATTCGGAGTCGTCGTTCAAACAGCACCTGCTGGGTGGGGTGAAGTGGGCGGCGGGCGCGGCGTCGGGCGACTGCGGCGGCACCGTCGCGGCCCGGTTCCAGAAGGTGACCCTCGACGGCGCACCGGATCAGCCGATGGAACTGGACGTGGCCGGCGACGGCAGGGTCTTCTACATCTCGCGCTCGGGCAAGGTGAACCTGATCCCCGCCAACGGCGGGGGCACGCGCGTCATCGCCACCCTGTCGGTGTACGACGGCGGCGAGGACGGCGGCATCGGGCTGGCGCTGGATCCGAACTTCGCCACCAACGGCTGGATCTACGTCAACTATTCGCCGTCCAACGGCGGCGAGGTGAACCGGGTGTCGAGGTTCACCTTCAACGGCACCAGCCTCGACCTGGCGAGCGAGAAGAAGATCATCGAGGTGCCGGCGTACCGCAACGTCGACGAGCCCGGCCACACCGGCGGCTACCTCGCGTTCGGGCCGGGCGGGAACCTGTACATCGGCCCGGGTGACGACACCAACCCCAACGGGTCCAGCGGCTACGCCCCGATCGACGAGCGGCCGGGCCGGGAGCATTACGACGCCCAGCGGTCCGCGGCCAACACCAACGACCTGCGGGGCAAGATCCTGCGCATCCACCCCGAGGCCGACGGCACCTACACGGTTCCGTCCGGCAACCTGTTCGCGCCCGGCACCGCCAAGACGCGGCCGGAGATCTACGCGATGGGCTTCCGCAACGCGTTCCGCTTCTCGGTCGACAAGGTGACGGGGTGGATCTCGGTGGGTGACTACGGCCCCGACGCCGGCGCCGCGAACCCCAACCGCGGTCCCGAGGGCACCGTCGAGTGGAACCTCATCAAGCAGCCGGGCTTCTACGGCTGGCCGTACTGCGTCGGCAACAACATCCCGTTCAACGACTTCAATTTCGCCACCAACACCTCCGGCGCGAAGTTCAACTGCTCGGCACCCGTCAACGACTCGCCCAACAACACCGGGCTGACCAATCTGCCCGCGGCCAAGCCCGCGACCGTCTGGTACAACTACCACGCCTCGGCCGAGTTCCCCGAGATCGACTGCTGCGGCGGTGCCGCCCCGATGGGCGGCCCCTTCTACCGCTACGACGCCGCCAGCGGCTCTGACCGCAAGTTCCCCGAGTATTTCGACGGCACGCCGTTTGTCTACGAATGGAGCCGCAACTTCGTCAAGGAGTTCCGCCTGGACTCCTCGGGCAACCTCCTCAAGATCAACCCCTTTGCGGCACAGCTCGCCCCGCACGCGCCGATCGACATGAAGTTCGGTCCGGACGGCGCCCTGTACATGGCCGACTGGGGCAACGGCTTCGGCCACGCGAACACCGATGACAGCGTCTACCGGGTCGACTACGTGGCCGGAAACCGCGCGCCCCTGGCCAAGGCGAGCGCCAACCCCGACTCGGGCGCGGCACCCCTGACGGTGGCGTTCTCCTCGGCCGGCTCGTCCGACCCCGACGGCGACGCGATCACCTACGCGTGGGACTTCGGCGACGGCGGGACCTCCACCAGCGCCAACCCGTCCCACACCTACAACGCCAACGGGACCTACACGGCCAAGCTGACCGTACGGGACTCCGGCGGGAAGACGGGCAGCGTCACGTTGTCCATCGCCGTCGGCAACACCCGTCCCAAGGTCGTCTTCTCGGCTCCGCCCGACGGCGGGTTCATCGACTTCGGTGACCAGGTGGCCTACACGGTGAACGTCACGGACCCCGAGGACGGCGCCGTCGACTGCACCAAGGTCAACGTGATCACCGCGCTCGGCCATGACCAGCACGCCCACGACACCGGCCAGTACACCGGTTGCTCCGGAACGGTCACGACCACCGCGTCCGGCCATGACGAGGCCGCCAACGTCTACTACGCCCTGTCCGCCGACTACACCGACAAGGGCGGCCTGAAGGGCAGCGCCGGCATCACCCTGCAACCCAAGCACAAGCAGGCCGAGCACTTCACCGGCTCGTCCGGAATCCGGATCGTCGACGAGCCCGGAGCCGAAGGCGGCAGGCGCATCGGCGACATCTCCAACAACGACTGGATCTCCTTCGGCCCGATCAACCTGTCGGGGATCGACACGGTGTCCTTCCGCGTCTCGGCACCGTCCAACACCGGGGCGTCCATCGAACTGCACGCCGACTCGCCGACCGGAGCCCTCGTCGCCTCCAGTCCCGTGCCGGCGACCGGGGGATGGAACACCTACGTGTCCCTGCCCGCGGTGCAGGTCACCGATCCCGGTGGCACCCACAATGTCTACGTCGTGTTCAAGTCGCCGTCCGCGAACTCGTTCGACGTGGACTCGTTCACCGTCAACGGCAAGGGCGTCGGGCAGGGCGACGGCTCGCCCCCGGGCAGCACCAGCGCGCTGCGGGGTGTCGGGTCGAACCGGTGCCTCAACGGCGCCTCGCAGACGAACGGCACACAGGTGCAGATCTGGGACTGCAACGGGCAGGCCGGCCAGCAGTGGACGTCTACCGCCGCGGGTGAGCTGCGGGTGTACGGCAACAAGTGCCTGGACGTGAACGGGGGCGGGACGGCGGACGGCACCGCCTTGATCATCTGGGACTGCAACGGGCGGGACAACCAGAAATGGCGGTTCAACGCCGATGGCAGCATCACCGCCGTCGGGGCGAACAAGTGCCTGGACGTCAGCGGCGCCGGCACCGCCAACGGCACCAAGACGCAGATCTGGACGTGCAACGGCCAGAACAACCAGAAGTGGACCCGCGTCTGA
- a CDS encoding sugar ABC transporter ATP-binding protein, whose product MRGIGKSFLGVRVLSGVELDVAAGEVHAVVGENGAGKSTLMKIICGVHAPDEGTVEIDGRPVSFGHPLDAQRSGIAIIYQEFNLLPERTVAENVFLGREPVRRGLVDRAAMEQATARLLDELGEHSFGPRDAVRRLSVAQQQVVEIVKALSVNARLVVMDEPSAALAEHEVELLYRLIGRLRERGVAVVYISHRLREVFDLADRVTVLKDGKLVTTVPIGEVSSDELIRLMVGRDLGTYFPPRSTATGEVRLSLRRAGNHKLRDIDLELRAGQIVGIAGLQGAGRSELAKAIFGAEPFTTGEMTPSRPRSVREGVAMGIGLVSEDRKAEGLALRQSVRDNALLVARAVGAKGRDGVAGLLDRVRLSPARQEQEVRYLSGGNQQKVVLAKWMTMAPRVLLFDEPTRGVDVGAKAAIHDLMRELADDGMAIMMISSELPELIGMSDRVVVLRDGRVAGALPAGASEEAVMRLAAGEVA is encoded by the coding sequence ATGCGTGGCATCGGCAAGAGCTTCCTGGGCGTACGGGTGTTGTCCGGAGTGGAGCTGGACGTGGCGGCCGGCGAGGTGCATGCCGTCGTCGGTGAGAACGGAGCGGGCAAGTCCACCCTGATGAAGATCATCTGCGGGGTGCATGCGCCGGACGAGGGCACTGTCGAGATCGACGGTCGGCCGGTTTCCTTCGGCCACCCCCTGGACGCACAACGCTCCGGTATCGCGATCATCTACCAGGAGTTCAACCTGCTGCCCGAGCGCACCGTCGCCGAGAACGTCTTCCTCGGGCGCGAGCCCGTCCGGCGCGGCCTGGTCGATCGGGCCGCGATGGAGCAGGCGACCGCGCGGCTTCTCGATGAGCTCGGCGAGCACTCCTTCGGCCCCCGCGACGCGGTCAGGCGCTTGTCGGTGGCCCAGCAGCAGGTCGTGGAGATCGTCAAGGCGCTGTCGGTGAACGCCCGGCTCGTCGTCATGGACGAGCCCAGCGCGGCGCTCGCCGAGCACGAGGTCGAGCTGCTCTACCGGCTGATCGGGCGGCTGCGGGAACGTGGCGTCGCCGTCGTGTACATCTCCCACCGTCTGCGCGAGGTGTTCGACCTGGCCGACCGGGTCACCGTCCTGAAGGACGGCAAGCTCGTCACGACGGTCCCGATCGGCGAGGTGTCCTCCGACGAGCTGATCCGCCTGATGGTGGGCCGCGATCTCGGCACCTACTTCCCGCCCCGCTCGACCGCGACCGGTGAGGTACGGCTCAGCCTGCGCCGAGCGGGCAACCACAAGCTGCGCGACATCGATCTGGAGCTGCGGGCCGGACAGATCGTCGGCATCGCGGGCCTGCAGGGAGCCGGCCGGTCGGAACTCGCCAAAGCGATCTTCGGTGCGGAGCCGTTCACCACCGGCGAGATGACCCCGTCGCGCCCCCGCTCGGTCCGGGAGGGCGTGGCCATGGGCATCGGGCTGGTGAGCGAGGACCGCAAGGCCGAAGGGCTCGCGCTGCGCCAGTCGGTGCGTGACAACGCCCTGCTGGTGGCCCGCGCGGTGGGTGCCAAGGGCCGCGACGGCGTCGCCGGCCTGCTCGATCGGGTACGCCTGTCGCCTGCGCGCCAGGAACAGGAGGTCCGCTACCTGTCCGGAGGCAACCAGCAGAAAGTCGTGCTCGCCAAGTGGATGACGATGGCGCCGCGGGTGCTGCTGTTCGACGAACCGACCAGGGGTGTCGACGTCGGGGCCAAGGCCGCGATCCATGACCTGATGCGCGAGCTCGCCGATGACGGCATGGCCATCATGATGATCTCTTCTGAGCTGCCCGAGCTCATCGGTATGAGTGATCGCGTCGTCGTCCTGCGCGATGGCCGCGTCGCGGGGGCGCTGCCGGCCGGGGCCTCGGAGGAGGCCGTCATGCGCCTGGCCGCGGGAGAGGTGGCCTGA
- a CDS encoding ABC transporter permease: MDTLSRSRRPALGGEAHGGLAARLREPTHVVFLALFGLVAVGWVLVALDGGQFLTMESVVGIQQRSAALGIVAVGQTLAILAGSLDLSVAYLISLTSLIAAEIMAGQDGNIVPAIAAVLAVSALVGLVNGLVITRLRVHAFIATLGVALIIRGVVDHLYDGPAGKVPESFQILGYSRIGPIPVSALLWAGVAVVAWFLLSRTRLGYRIYAVGGNEEVARLSGIRTGRVIVLTHVLCSVCAGVAGLLLASRLGAGAPTVGTDGGYDLESIAAVVLGGTALAGGKGGVAGTVGGVLLLAVLDTIFNQLEVNSFVKDVVRGVVIVIAVAVYARRIKGRSA, translated from the coding sequence ATGGACACCCTGTCACGCAGTCGCCGTCCCGCCCTCGGCGGCGAGGCGCACGGTGGCCTGGCGGCCCGGTTACGTGAGCCCACGCACGTGGTGTTCCTGGCGCTGTTCGGCCTGGTCGCGGTCGGCTGGGTCCTCGTCGCGCTCGACGGCGGCCAGTTCCTGACCATGGAGAGCGTCGTCGGGATCCAGCAGCGTTCGGCGGCTCTCGGCATCGTGGCGGTCGGGCAGACGCTGGCGATCCTGGCCGGGTCGCTCGATTTGTCCGTGGCGTACCTGATCAGCCTGACCTCGCTGATCGCGGCGGAGATCATGGCGGGCCAGGACGGCAACATCGTGCCGGCCATCGCCGCGGTGCTGGCCGTCAGCGCGCTGGTGGGGCTGGTCAATGGGCTGGTCATCACCAGGCTCCGGGTGCACGCCTTCATCGCCACACTCGGCGTCGCCCTCATTATCAGGGGCGTGGTCGACCATCTGTACGACGGCCCGGCCGGTAAGGTGCCCGAGTCGTTCCAGATCCTCGGCTACTCCCGGATCGGGCCGATCCCCGTCTCCGCCCTGCTGTGGGCGGGCGTGGCCGTCGTGGCCTGGTTCCTGCTGAGCAGGACCCGGCTGGGCTACCGCATCTACGCCGTCGGCGGCAACGAGGAGGTCGCCCGGCTGTCCGGGATCCGCACGGGCCGGGTCATCGTGCTCACGCATGTGCTCTGCTCCGTCTGCGCCGGCGTCGCGGGTCTGCTGCTGGCCAGCCGGCTCGGCGCCGGCGCGCCCACGGTCGGCACCGATGGCGGCTACGACCTGGAGTCCATCGCCGCGGTCGTGCTCGGCGGGACCGCGCTGGCCGGCGGCAAGGGCGGCGTCGCCGGGACGGTGGGCGGGGTCCTGCTGCTGGCCGTCCTGGACACCATCTTCAACCAGCTTGAGGTCAACTCTTTCGTCAAGGACGTGGTCCGCGGCGTGGTCATCGTCATCGCGGTGGCCGTCTACGCCCGGCGTATCAAGGGACGGTCGGCATGA
- a CDS encoding carboxymuconolactone decarboxylase family protein, whose product MHDASAPRLPKLTRAALSQEQLALYQEITSGPRVTGPQHFAVQDRDGSLNGPFGVMLYAPALGGALQELGAAVRYRTKMSARTREIAILTVAAATRSDFERYAHERVGRAAGLTEEELSALASGTFASEDPVEGAAYALCRRLQDTPRPLDDDEYEAMVSVLGHEGVVELVVLIGYYRTLAQLMEVFGIGAPSS is encoded by the coding sequence GTGCACGACGCCTCTGCCCCCCGCCTGCCGAAACTGACGCGAGCCGCGCTGAGTCAGGAACAGTTGGCCCTCTACCAAGAAATCACCTCAGGTCCCCGCGTCACTGGTCCCCAGCACTTCGCGGTCCAGGACCGGGACGGGTCGCTGAACGGCCCCTTCGGCGTGATGCTGTACGCGCCCGCCCTCGGCGGGGCGCTTCAGGAGCTGGGCGCGGCGGTGCGCTACCGCACCAAGATGAGCGCCCGAACCCGCGAGATCGCCATTCTCACCGTCGCAGCGGCCACCCGGAGCGACTTCGAGAGGTACGCCCACGAGCGGGTGGGACGCGCGGCAGGGCTCACCGAAGAAGAACTGTCCGCCCTGGCCTCCGGCACCTTCGCCTCCGAAGATCCCGTCGAAGGGGCGGCCTACGCTCTGTGCCGACGTCTGCAAGACACCCCTCGGCCCTTGGACGACGACGAGTACGAGGCCATGGTCAGCGTGCTCGGACACGAAGGTGTCGTGGAGCTCGTCGTCCTCATCGGCTACTACCGCACCCTCGCGCAGCTGATGGAAGTGTTCGGGATCGGCGCGCCGTCCTCCTGA
- a CDS encoding TetR/AcrR family transcriptional regulator gives MPPDATETKRRLMKAAVDEFARYGLAGARVDRIAENAAANKRSIYMHFGTKEELFDKVVADTFLELAASIPFGDDHLIGYAGDLFDRLEKWPHVRRLYLWAGLEREQSFEPEVAGYRARVVAIAAAQQAGKLRNDIPPAELMAMVIGVVISWDSAAWSLKALQPEFGFHDLASRRAAVVSAVAGLVQPPQPNS, from the coding sequence ATGCCACCTGACGCCACCGAGACCAAGCGGCGACTCATGAAAGCGGCGGTCGACGAGTTCGCCCGGTACGGTCTGGCCGGTGCCCGGGTCGATCGCATCGCCGAGAACGCCGCGGCCAACAAGCGGTCGATCTACATGCACTTCGGCACCAAGGAAGAGCTGTTCGACAAGGTCGTCGCCGACACCTTCCTGGAGCTCGCGGCATCGATCCCCTTCGGCGACGATCACCTCATCGGCTACGCCGGCGACCTGTTCGACCGCCTGGAGAAGTGGCCGCACGTCCGGCGGCTCTACCTGTGGGCAGGGCTGGAACGAGAACAGTCCTTCGAGCCCGAGGTCGCGGGATACCGCGCGAGGGTCGTCGCGATCGCGGCCGCTCAGCAAGCGGGCAAGCTTCGCAACGACATCCCGCCGGCGGAGCTCATGGCCATGGTGATCGGAGTGGTGATCAGCTGGGACAGCGCCGCCTGGTCACTGAAGGCGCTGCAACCGGAATTCGGGTTCCACGATCTCGCCAGCCGCCGGGCCGCGGTGGTGAGCGCCGTGGCCGGGCTCGTTCAGCCGCCCCAGCCCAACTCCTGA
- a CDS encoding exo-rhamnogalacturonan lyase family protein — protein sequence MCLFAVERDQAPGREPVEYAGVTGADWGNLNLKQAYARATAYAARQLSDVTLAERAWQELRTGRAHDPAYRLPGHRHVFQEDGAPIPNTSISCARVR from the coding sequence CTGTGCCTCTTCGCGGTCGAGCGCGATCAGGCCCCCGGCCGAGAGCCTGTCGAGTACGCCGGGGTCACCGGCGCGGACTGGGGCAACCTCAACCTCAAGCAGGCGTATGCGCGGGCCACCGCCTACGCGGCCAGGCAATTGAGCGACGTGACCCTCGCCGAGCGCGCCTGGCAGGAGCTACGCACCGGGCGAGCCCACGACCCGGCCTATCGACTACCTGGGCACCGGCATGTCTTTCAGGAGGACGGCGCGCCGATCCCGAACACTTCCATCAGCTGCGCGAGGGTGCGGTAG
- a CDS encoding substrate-binding domain-containing protein, which translates to MPRHKATAAVFAALVLAGCTTDKPAATTQPAASAPNATQSAQGSGSGSGTGAQSKFFVQADFDAQLAMRTQTPQGPSDKPWEQAIAPQMTGTAKYKKDGPYHLCFSNAAVNNPWRQVGWKTMQAEAGLHKEITKFTALDAEGKDDKQISDIAELQAKGCDALIVSPNTTATLTPAVTAACGKVPVIVFDRGVQTDCPVTFIKPIGGYAFGADAAEFLVEKVPAGGKVLALRILPGVDVLETRWSAAKVVFDKSKVQVAGVEFTDGDAAKTKSIVSDYIQRYGKIDGVWMDAGATAVAAIEAFEDAGVPVPPINGEDQQDFLQKWKDAGLTAVAPTYPTYQWRTPIIAALKILKGEEVPKMWNLPQPKVTSENLSTYLKPNMPPLHYALCGCETLPGFPENWGGKKS; encoded by the coding sequence ATGCCGCGTCATAAGGCCACAGCCGCGGTATTCGCCGCGCTGGTCCTCGCCGGCTGCACCACCGACAAGCCGGCAGCCACGACTCAACCCGCCGCTTCCGCCCCGAACGCCACTCAGAGTGCCCAAGGCTCGGGCTCGGGCTCGGGCACGGGCGCGCAGTCGAAGTTCTTCGTGCAGGCGGACTTCGACGCCCAGCTGGCCATGCGCACCCAGACCCCGCAGGGTCCCTCCGACAAGCCGTGGGAGCAGGCCATCGCCCCGCAGATGACCGGCACGGCCAAGTACAAGAAGGACGGGCCATACCACCTGTGCTTCTCCAACGCGGCGGTCAACAACCCGTGGCGCCAGGTCGGGTGGAAGACGATGCAGGCCGAGGCCGGCCTGCACAAGGAGATCACGAAGTTCACCGCGCTGGATGCCGAGGGCAAGGACGACAAGCAGATCTCCGACATCGCCGAGTTGCAGGCCAAGGGCTGCGACGCGCTGATCGTCTCGCCGAACACCACGGCCACGCTCACCCCGGCCGTGACGGCCGCGTGCGGGAAGGTGCCGGTGATCGTGTTCGATCGGGGCGTGCAGACCGACTGCCCGGTGACGTTCATCAAGCCGATCGGCGGCTACGCCTTCGGCGCCGACGCCGCCGAGTTCCTGGTCGAGAAGGTGCCGGCCGGCGGGAAGGTGCTGGCGCTGCGCATCCTGCCCGGCGTGGACGTGCTGGAGACCCGCTGGTCGGCGGCGAAGGTGGTGTTCGACAAGAGCAAGGTCCAGGTGGCGGGGGTGGAGTTCACCGACGGCGACGCCGCCAAGACCAAGAGCATCGTCAGCGACTACATCCAGCGGTACGGCAAGATCGACGGCGTCTGGATGGACGCCGGAGCGACGGCGGTGGCCGCGATCGAGGCGTTCGAGGACGCGGGCGTGCCGGTGCCGCCGATCAACGGCGAGGACCAGCAGGACTTCCTGCAGAAGTGGAAGGATGCGGGCCTCACCGCCGTCGCGCCCACCTATCCGACCTACCAGTGGCGCACCCCGATCATCGCCGCGCTGAAGATCCTCAAGGGCGAGGAGGTGCCCAAGATGTGGAACCTGCCGCAGCCGAAGGTCACCTCGGAGAACCTGTCGACCTACCTCAAGCCCAACATGCCGCCGCTGCACTACGCGCTGTGCGGCTGCGAAACCCTGCCCGGGTTCCCCGAGAACTGGGGCGGGAAGAAGAGCTGA
- a CDS encoding ABC transporter permease — MKRALPILVVLLVLLAAIAVANPLFLEPAGFLAFLKRAAPLVILAAGQYFVIVCGEFDLSVGSLVTAEVVIAARLIDGDDAATWPVIALLIVAGLLVGLVNGVVTTKLRVPSFIVTLGMLLILSGAVFLWTGGAPRGALSEGFRAFGRGGLGPVPWSVLILLAMGAAAIWLMRADFGKTLMATGDNERAAALSGVRVDRAKIFAFMLSGLAAAVAAILLGGFAGVSAQVGQGLEFSAITAVVLGGVVLGGGRGSVLAAMAGAFTLEALFTLLNLYGISGALEFTVQGVIIIAAVAAGAIRLPRKFTPRRGDAHAAS; from the coding sequence ATGAAGCGGGCACTTCCCATCCTCGTGGTCCTGCTGGTGCTGCTGGCCGCGATCGCGGTCGCCAACCCTCTCTTCCTGGAGCCCGCCGGGTTCCTGGCGTTCCTCAAACGGGCCGCGCCGCTGGTGATCCTGGCGGCGGGACAGTATTTCGTCATCGTCTGCGGCGAGTTCGACCTGTCGGTCGGCTCGCTGGTGACGGCCGAAGTGGTGATCGCCGCGCGGCTCATCGACGGCGACGATGCGGCGACCTGGCCGGTCATCGCCCTGCTGATCGTCGCCGGGCTGCTGGTCGGGCTGGTCAACGGCGTGGTCACCACCAAGCTGCGGGTGCCGTCGTTCATCGTGACGCTCGGCATGCTGCTCATCCTGTCCGGAGCGGTGTTCTTGTGGACCGGCGGCGCGCCGCGCGGCGCCCTGTCGGAGGGCTTTCGGGCCTTCGGCCGCGGCGGTCTCGGGCCGGTGCCGTGGTCGGTGCTGATCCTGCTGGCCATGGGGGCGGCGGCGATCTGGCTCATGCGCGCCGATTTCGGCAAAACGCTGATGGCCACCGGCGACAACGAGCGTGCCGCGGCCCTGTCCGGGGTCCGGGTCGACCGGGCCAAGATCTTCGCCTTCATGCTGTCCGGTCTGGCCGCCGCCGTCGCGGCGATCCTGCTCGGCGGTTTCGCCGGGGTCTCGGCGCAGGTGGGTCAGGGGCTGGAGTTCTCGGCCATCACCGCGGTCGTGCTCGGCGGCGTGGTGCTCGGCGGCGGGCGCGGCTCCGTGCTGGCCGCCATGGCCGGCGCCTTCACCCTGGAGGCGCTGTTCACGCTGCTCAACCTGTATGGGATCTCCGGAGCGCTGGAGTTCACCGTGCAGGGCGTCATCATCATCGCCGCGGTCGCGGCGGGAGCCATCCGACTTCCCCGGAAGTTCACCCCCCGAAGAGGAGACGCACATGCCGCGTCATAA
- a CDS encoding sugar phosphate isomerase/epimerase family protein — MFSIGVNTWVWVSPLTDHDLARLAPRIAGWGFDVIELPVEQPGDWNPDKAATVLAEHGLAASVVLVMPPGRELVAASPQTVRDTQDYLRHCVDVAATVGSPVIGGPAYTSVGRTWRLSPDERRAAYAELRENLRPVLDHAAERGIKLAVEPLNRYETSLINTVEQALEALPEDCHLALDTYHMNIEEKDPAQAARAAAGRIAHVQVCGTDRGTPGADRFDWPGFTQALHDAGYDGPLVIESFTAHNQTIATAASIWRPLAQSQDALAVDGLAYLRTL; from the coding sequence TTGTTCTCCATCGGCGTGAACACCTGGGTCTGGGTCTCCCCGCTGACCGACCACGACCTGGCGCGGCTCGCGCCCCGCATCGCCGGGTGGGGCTTCGACGTCATCGAACTGCCCGTCGAGCAGCCCGGCGACTGGAACCCGGACAAGGCCGCGACGGTGCTGGCCGAGCACGGGCTGGCCGCCTCCGTGGTGCTGGTCATGCCGCCCGGGCGCGAGCTCGTGGCCGCCTCCCCACAAACCGTCCGCGACACCCAGGACTATCTGCGGCACTGCGTCGACGTGGCAGCGACCGTCGGCTCCCCCGTGATCGGGGGGCCGGCCTACACCTCCGTCGGCCGCACCTGGCGGCTGTCACCCGACGAGCGCCGCGCCGCCTACGCCGAACTGCGCGAAAACCTGCGGCCCGTCCTGGACCACGCGGCCGAGCGCGGGATCAAGCTCGCGGTCGAACCGCTCAACCGATACGAGACCAGCCTCATCAACACCGTCGAACAAGCACTGGAGGCGCTGCCCGAAGACTGCCACCTGGCACTCGACACCTACCACATGAACATCGAGGAGAAAGACCCCGCCCAGGCGGCCCGGGCCGCGGCCGGCCGGATCGCGCACGTGCAGGTGTGCGGCACCGACCGCGGCACCCCAGGCGCCGACCGCTTCGACTGGCCCGGCTTCACCCAAGCGCTGCACGACGCCGGCTATGACGGGCCGCTCGTCATCGAGTCGTTCACCGCGCACAACCAGACCATCGCCACCGCGGCCTCCATCTGGCGGCCCCTCGCGCAGAGCCAGGACGCGCTCGCCGTGGACGGCCTCGCCTACCTGCGCACCCTCTGA